A part of Notolabrus celidotus isolate fNotCel1 chromosome 21, fNotCel1.pri, whole genome shotgun sequence genomic DNA contains:
- the phf21b gene encoding PHD finger protein 21B isoform X1, whose translation MELQGLQEALKVEIQCHQNQTLCKGLELQNGQVRSREKLAVRSCPVGTTKPLSLIKPPGQSIAISVVPAKAPVSMVTAHINGQKAASSEPLQTSPINLQTGGRVGTAGVHAFSSSRRAAELPPSQMLGTLTAVPIKVPQVSSLHRLAGQAATLLPQVRPKTQIPDSLPHSPCQELQPLSLQRATAVVSPKSGGPTLPTANSTFSPDHQPNGQSDASPPSGPPHSASGGPESGGPVQHATAGPGVAYAIIAASPATGNGVSAVSEAVKVIIIQPQAPSSTEGSPGAQADLPSQEAPPTPKSTSPKKDEDPEKIAFMVALGLVTTEHLEEIQTKRQERKRRSTANPAYSGMFEPERKRLASHYLNSSLFLSARDSEDFCWKEDLEHDEHCSVCKEDGELQPCHNCPRAFHPNCLHPPLKTPPRGPWYCPKCQKKVLNKENMSWPQNFVQSYVTHKTVRQEEKRRLLRRNNELKNEHSHLEEQDNKLNDTLQQCMDLRERLLGQQRDTQASLERVKALIRLIQRDQLIQVTMTTTATIPTSLLSQSWIKQPTSINVVAAAVPGPSAIALQTSHAHSQDDANN comes from the exons AAGCTGGCGGTCAGGAGTTGTCCTGTGGGGACGACTAAGCCGCTGTCCCTCATCAAACCTCCCGGTCAGAGCATCGCCATCTCCGTGGTGCCGGCGAAGGCTCCCGTTTCCATGGTAACCGCACACATTAACGGGCAGAAGGCGGCGAGCTCGGAGCCTCTTCAGACGTCACCCATCAACCTGCAGACGGGCGGCAGGGTGGGGACGGCCGGAGTCCACgcgttcagcagcagcaggagagccGCAGAGCTGCCCCCCtctcag ATGCTGGGAACTCTCACTGCTGTGCCCATCAAGGTGCCTCAAGTCAGCTCCCTGCACCGGCTGGCAGGACAAGCAGCCACTCTGCTACCTCAG GTCAGGCCAAAGACCCAGATCCCCGACAGCCTCCCCCACAGTCCCTGTCAGGAGCTGCAGCcgctcagcctgcagagagccACCGCCGTGGTCAGCCCCAAGAGCGGGGGCCCCACCCTGCCCACCGCCAACAGCACCTTCAGCCCCGACCACCAGCCCAACGGCCAGAGCGACGCCTCGCCGCCCTCGGGCCCACCACACAGCGCGTCGGGGGGCCCTGAGTCCGGCGGTCCCGTCCAGCACGCCACGGCAGGGCCCGGCGTGGCGTACGCTATCATCGCCGCCTCCCCCGCCACCGGGAACGGAGTGTCTGCCGTCAGCGAGGCCGTCAAG GTGATTATAATCCAGCCACAGGCCCCCAGCAGCACTGAGGGCTCCCCGGGGGCTCAGGCGGACCTCCCCTCACAAGAAGCTCCGCCCACTCCAAAATCCACATCCCCTAAAAAAGATGAGGACCCCGAG AAAATCGCCTTCATGGTCGCCCTCGGCCTCGTCACCACGGAACACCTGGAAG AAATCCAGACAAAGcgacaggagaggaagagacgaAGCACAGCAAACCCAGCCTACAGCGGCATGTTCGAACCAGAG CGCAAACGTCTGGCGTCACATTACCTGAACAGCTCGCTCTTCCTGTCAGCACGAG ACTCTGAGGATTTCTGCTGGAAG GAGGACTTGGAGCACGACGAGCACTGTTCTGTCTGCAAGGAGGACGGAGAGCTGCAGCCCTGCCACAACTGCCCCAGAGCCTTCCACCCAAACTGCCTCCACCCGCCGCTTAAAACCCCGCCCAGAGGACCCTGGTACTGCCCCAAGTGCCAGAAGAAG GTGCTGAACAAAGAGAACATGTCGTGGCCACAGAACTTCGTCCAGTCCTACGTCACACACAAGACAG TGAGGCAGGAGGAGAAGCGACGGCTGCTGAGACGAAACAACGAGCTGAAGAACGAGCACTCTCATCTGGAGGAGCAAGACAACAAGCTCAACGACACGCTCCAA CAATGTATGGACCTGAGGGAGCGGCTGCTGGGGCAGCAGAGAGACACTCAGGCGTCGCTCGAACGCGTCAAAGCTCTGATCCGCCTGATCCAACGCGACCAGCTCATCCAGGTCACCATGACCACCACCGCCACCATCCCCACCTCCCTGCTCTCCCAGTCCTGGATCAAACAACCCACCAGCATTAACGTTGTCGCCGCCGCCGTCCCCGGCCCCTCGGCCATCGCCCTGCAGACGAGCCACGCCCACAGCCAGGATGATGCCAACAACTAG
- the phf21b gene encoding PHD finger protein 21B isoform X2, whose amino-acid sequence MELQGLQEALKVEIQCHQNQTLCKGLELQNGQKLAVRSCPVGTTKPLSLIKPPGQSIAISVVPAKAPVSMVTAHINGQKAASSEPLQTSPINLQTGGRVGTAGVHAFSSSRRAAELPPSQMLGTLTAVPIKVPQVSSLHRLAGQAATLLPQVRPKTQIPDSLPHSPCQELQPLSLQRATAVVSPKSGGPTLPTANSTFSPDHQPNGQSDASPPSGPPHSASGGPESGGPVQHATAGPGVAYAIIAASPATGNGVSAVSEAVKVIIIQPQAPSSTEGSPGAQADLPSQEAPPTPKSTSPKKDEDPEKIAFMVALGLVTTEHLEEIQTKRQERKRRSTANPAYSGMFEPERKRLASHYLNSSLFLSARDSEDFCWKEDLEHDEHCSVCKEDGELQPCHNCPRAFHPNCLHPPLKTPPRGPWYCPKCQKKVLNKENMSWPQNFVQSYVTHKTVRQEEKRRLLRRNNELKNEHSHLEEQDNKLNDTLQQCMDLRERLLGQQRDTQASLERVKALIRLIQRDQLIQVTMTTTATIPTSLLSQSWIKQPTSINVVAAAVPGPSAIALQTSHAHSQDDANN is encoded by the exons AAGCTGGCGGTCAGGAGTTGTCCTGTGGGGACGACTAAGCCGCTGTCCCTCATCAAACCTCCCGGTCAGAGCATCGCCATCTCCGTGGTGCCGGCGAAGGCTCCCGTTTCCATGGTAACCGCACACATTAACGGGCAGAAGGCGGCGAGCTCGGAGCCTCTTCAGACGTCACCCATCAACCTGCAGACGGGCGGCAGGGTGGGGACGGCCGGAGTCCACgcgttcagcagcagcaggagagccGCAGAGCTGCCCCCCtctcag ATGCTGGGAACTCTCACTGCTGTGCCCATCAAGGTGCCTCAAGTCAGCTCCCTGCACCGGCTGGCAGGACAAGCAGCCACTCTGCTACCTCAG GTCAGGCCAAAGACCCAGATCCCCGACAGCCTCCCCCACAGTCCCTGTCAGGAGCTGCAGCcgctcagcctgcagagagccACCGCCGTGGTCAGCCCCAAGAGCGGGGGCCCCACCCTGCCCACCGCCAACAGCACCTTCAGCCCCGACCACCAGCCCAACGGCCAGAGCGACGCCTCGCCGCCCTCGGGCCCACCACACAGCGCGTCGGGGGGCCCTGAGTCCGGCGGTCCCGTCCAGCACGCCACGGCAGGGCCCGGCGTGGCGTACGCTATCATCGCCGCCTCCCCCGCCACCGGGAACGGAGTGTCTGCCGTCAGCGAGGCCGTCAAG GTGATTATAATCCAGCCACAGGCCCCCAGCAGCACTGAGGGCTCCCCGGGGGCTCAGGCGGACCTCCCCTCACAAGAAGCTCCGCCCACTCCAAAATCCACATCCCCTAAAAAAGATGAGGACCCCGAG AAAATCGCCTTCATGGTCGCCCTCGGCCTCGTCACCACGGAACACCTGGAAG AAATCCAGACAAAGcgacaggagaggaagagacgaAGCACAGCAAACCCAGCCTACAGCGGCATGTTCGAACCAGAG CGCAAACGTCTGGCGTCACATTACCTGAACAGCTCGCTCTTCCTGTCAGCACGAG ACTCTGAGGATTTCTGCTGGAAG GAGGACTTGGAGCACGACGAGCACTGTTCTGTCTGCAAGGAGGACGGAGAGCTGCAGCCCTGCCACAACTGCCCCAGAGCCTTCCACCCAAACTGCCTCCACCCGCCGCTTAAAACCCCGCCCAGAGGACCCTGGTACTGCCCCAAGTGCCAGAAGAAG GTGCTGAACAAAGAGAACATGTCGTGGCCACAGAACTTCGTCCAGTCCTACGTCACACACAAGACAG TGAGGCAGGAGGAGAAGCGACGGCTGCTGAGACGAAACAACGAGCTGAAGAACGAGCACTCTCATCTGGAGGAGCAAGACAACAAGCTCAACGACACGCTCCAA CAATGTATGGACCTGAGGGAGCGGCTGCTGGGGCAGCAGAGAGACACTCAGGCGTCGCTCGAACGCGTCAAAGCTCTGATCCGCCTGATCCAACGCGACCAGCTCATCCAGGTCACCATGACCACCACCGCCACCATCCCCACCTCCCTGCTCTCCCAGTCCTGGATCAAACAACCCACCAGCATTAACGTTGTCGCCGCCGCCGTCCCCGGCCCCTCGGCCATCGCCCTGCAGACGAGCCACGCCCACAGCCAGGATGATGCCAACAACTAG